One genomic segment of Vibrio nitrifigilis includes these proteins:
- a CDS encoding GrpB family protein, whose amino-acid sequence MVKKDLLGKSEVMSKRIIEVIDYQPEWRFEFATEKERISSVLTAANIYAIHHIGSTSVEGLCAKPIIDILLEVNSLDTLDSESAKMASLGYLAKGEFGIKGRRYFQKGGIQRTHQVHAFLAGSPEVKRHIAFRDYLRAFPDVAFKYGEIKKAGALMCNNDIDVYIDYKNSFIKEHEAKALRWKSASKNHQYSD is encoded by the coding sequence TTGGTTAAAAAGGATCTGTTAGGTAAATCAGAAGTTATGAGTAAGAGAATTATTGAAGTCATTGATTATCAGCCTGAATGGCGGTTTGAGTTTGCCACAGAAAAAGAGCGCATTAGTTCTGTTTTAACTGCCGCTAATATTTATGCGATACACCATATCGGCAGCACATCGGTTGAAGGGCTATGCGCTAAGCCAATCATCGACATTCTTTTGGAAGTGAACAGCCTTGATACTTTAGATTCTGAATCAGCCAAGATGGCTTCTTTGGGCTATTTAGCAAAGGGTGAATTTGGTATTAAAGGGCGTCGTTATTTCCAAAAAGGTGGAATACAAAGAACGCATCAGGTTCATGCATTCCTAGCGGGCTCGCCGGAAGTGAAAAGGCATATCGCATTTCGTGACTATCTCAGAGCATTTCCTGATGTAGCGTTTAAGTACGGGGAAATCAAAAAGGCGGGTGCGCTCATGTGTAACAATGACATCGATGTTTATATTGATTACAAAAACAGTTTTATAAAAGAACATGAAGCAAAGGCACTGCGGTGGAAATCTGCCTCAAAGAACCATCAATATTCAGACTAG
- a CDS encoding MFS transporter: MTKLGNLGAFALMAVACLTIMVGCVIVPGLPDIANQLHLSPQQSSWLVTLPSLGVVIFGAPVGRVMKRLGAYSLLIIGLVLYGALGIIGMWIENTVVLFADRLVLGGATAMVMASGTALISDFYQGSQRLKMIALQGMSIELGGVIFLAIGGILAKMNWSFPFYLYLMAWVFLILVVSFVPKPRLFHHGMTNSSIKPEETTGKEQVRIVYFAACLSMILFFTAVIMMPRFLSTLGLNESQTGYFMAFISLIAVGAASQMPKVQHKLGSISTLSLAFIAYALSHALYSSGSLPIMIVGAIVMGIGFGLSVPLVNHMIVERSYASHRNQNLAMLSVAIFLGQFLSSFMSYIPGNGRDTFMVAGIAALIIALLFLTQRKSDHVEQPKIS; this comes from the coding sequence ATGACAAAATTAGGGAATTTAGGTGCGTTTGCTCTTATGGCGGTCGCCTGTCTTACCATCATGGTAGGGTGCGTTATTGTGCCTGGTTTGCCTGATATTGCTAACCAGCTTCACCTATCCCCTCAGCAAAGTAGCTGGTTAGTCACCCTTCCCTCTTTAGGCGTGGTGATTTTTGGCGCACCAGTAGGGCGAGTAATGAAACGGCTTGGAGCCTATTCATTACTGATTATTGGCTTGGTGCTGTATGGCGCTTTAGGCATCATCGGTATGTGGATTGAGAATACGGTTGTTTTATTTGCAGATAGGTTGGTGTTAGGTGGAGCAACCGCAATGGTAATGGCATCGGGAACAGCCCTCATTTCTGATTTTTATCAGGGTTCACAACGGCTTAAAATGATTGCTCTGCAAGGCATGTCGATTGAATTAGGCGGTGTGATATTTCTCGCCATCGGTGGCATTTTGGCCAAAATGAACTGGTCTTTCCCTTTTTACCTTTACCTAATGGCATGGGTATTTTTAATTTTGGTCGTCAGCTTTGTGCCCAAACCACGCCTATTCCACCATGGCATGACTAACTCCTCAATAAAACCGGAAGAAACCACAGGTAAAGAGCAAGTTCGTATTGTCTATTTTGCTGCCTGTTTATCCATGATTCTGTTTTTTACCGCCGTTATTATGATGCCTCGTTTTCTCAGTACGCTGGGGTTGAATGAATCGCAAACGGGTTACTTTATGGCGTTTATCTCACTGATTGCGGTAGGTGCCGCATCACAAATGCCCAAAGTACAACATAAACTGGGCAGTATAAGCACATTAAGCCTCGCATTTATCGCTTATGCCCTATCCCATGCTCTGTATTCAAGTGGCAGTTTACCAATCATGATCGTAGGTGCCATCGTCATGGGAATAGGCTTTGGACTATCGGTTCCTTTAGTTAACCATATGATCGTTGAACGCAGTTACGCCTCGCACCGCAACCAGAACTTAGCAATGCTTTCAGTGGCGATCTTTCTAGGCCAATTCCTTTCCTCATTTATGAGTTATATCCCAGGCAACGGCCGAGACACCTTTATGGTTGCGGGAATTGCAGCCCTAATCATTGCATTGCTATTTCTGACACAAAGAAAATCGGATCATGTTGAGCAGCCAAAGATAAGCTAA